A part of Brassica rapa cultivar Chiifu-401-42 chromosome A05, CAAS_Brap_v3.01, whole genome shotgun sequence genomic DNA contains:
- the LOC117134000 gene encoding uncharacterized protein LOC117134000: protein MLYCFQISGMELELPNRLYGEGLEPQVKKINNSCRLKLLELLKEKMEPEFDEVMKDPIFSQIMVIQKNDLKFSARLVHSFLCKELMTSKRHEKWFTFARRPLRFGLQEYHAVTGLKVKRENNSGLVTWKDDNGFWSKQIKTNGKINLQIIKKKHLEESNTWTWVDRVRLIYLCVIMGVVMGKDEKVNIPHLYMKLAMDLEKLRNYPWGLYSFDFLLKQIDKTRHKLEQKEGYLMEGFLFGFQIWIMEAVPALGEICGTKVSKDFTGPLCGNWRGCAKCSYEDIIGVENLFPENGILHSFMESHIDGVVLLATDFVQKDEKKDERVDRILDMINSKHDWNNHVWGVKEGTNSEFEESGEEKGEDQTADTERGENSHVAGNVDGTADVSGRNKRKHADRGAESRKKNVLCHLAASSKGNIDTDMKNFLEDLVQASFTAFGEKFCQQFSDRLGKIETEVTQLRTASERTEQFETVVTDRLGKIEAEVTQLRTSLVVTELVGKSDQASGPSLTKINSGPSTSKKGTAPTKKKAVKNQELKTADSCVNLPRAKVTQSSASDLRMGTQEFLESCMKNLPLDTFVKGLNPSQAKVEDSLDWLELPKSLKKPTDSLELQKSLKKPAVRLDDRDIELDGENFPDRCLVFVHPTDFKKMQDWQDTRTYVIPLYISFG, encoded by the exons atgttgtattgttttcaaatttcaggTATGGAGTTGGAGTTGCCTAATCGTTTATACGGTGAGGGATTGGAACCTCAGGTTAAGAAGATTAATAACAGCTGCCGACTAAAACTTCTCGAGTtgctaaaagaaaaaatggaacCAGAATTCGATGAAGTTATGAAAGATCCCATTTTTTCACAGATTATGGTTATCCAGAAGAATGATCTGAAGTTTTCGGCGAGGTTGGTACACTCTTTTTTGTGTAAGGAGTTGATGACAAGCAAGAGACATGAGAAGTGGTTCACTTTCGCTAGGAGACCTCTGCGTTTTGGATTGCAAGAGTATCATGCTGTCACTGGTCTGAAAGTGAAGCGAGAGAATAACAGTGGGCTAGTGACATGGAAAGACGATAATGGTTTTTGGAGCAAGCAGATAAAGAcaaatggaaaaataaatttgcaGATCATAAAAAAGAAGCATTTGGAAGAGAGCAATACCTGGACTTGGGTTGATAGGGTGAGACTGATATATCTTTGCGTTATTATGGGTGTGGTGATGGGAAAGGATGAGAAGGTGAATATCCCGCATCTGTACATGAAGTTGGCGatggatttggagaagcttcggAATTATCCATGGGGTCTGTATTCGTTTGATTTCCTTCTGAAGCAAATTGATAAAACAAGGCATAAATTAGAGCAGAAAGAGGGGTATCTGATGGAAGGATTCTTGTTTGGTTTCCAAATTTGGATAATGGAAGCTGTTCCTGCTTTAGGAGAGATTTGTGGCACAAAAGTCAGTAAAGATTTTACAGGTCCACTGTGTGGTAATTGGAGAGGATGTGCAAAATGTTCTTATGAAGATATCATTGGCGTTGAGAACTTATTCCCAGAAAAC GGAATTTTGCATTCATTCATGGAATCCCACATAGATGGAGTGGTCCTTTTGGCAACTGATTTTGTACAGAAGGATGAGAAGAAAGATGAAAGAGTAGATCGTATTTTAGATATGATCAATAGTAAACATGATTGGAACAATCATGTTTGGGGAGTAAAAGAAGGTACGAACTCTGAATTTGAGGAATCTGGCGAAGAGAAAGGAGAGGATCAAACAGCTGATACTGAGAGAGGTGAAAATAGTCATGTTGCAGGGAATGTTGATGGCACAGCTGATGTTTCGGGAAGAAACAAGAGAAAGCATGCAGACCGAGGAGCAGAGTCAAGGAAAAAGAATGTTTTGTGCCACCTAGCTGCTTCATCAAAAGGAAATATTGACACAGATATGAAAAATTTCTTGGAGGATCTGGTACAAGCTTCTTTTACTGCTTTTGGGGAGAAATTCTGTCAGCAGTTCTCGGACAGGTTGGGTAAGATTGAGACTGAGGTTACACAACTCAGGACAGCTTCAGAGAGAACTGAGCAATTTGAGACCGTTGTAACCGACAGATTGGGGAAAATTGAGGCTGAGGTTACACAGCTCAGGACAAGTTTAGTGGTGACTGAATTGGTGGGAAAGAGTGATCAAGCAAGCGGTCCTAGCTTGACCAAAATCAACAGTGGTCCTAGCACCAGCAAAAAAGGAACTGCTCCAACAAAGAAAAAG GCTGTAAAAAACCAAGAGTTAAAGACTGCTGATTCGTGTGTCAATTTACCTCGTGCAAAAGTTACTCAATCATCAGCTAGTGATCTTCGTATGGGTACACAAGAGTTTTTGGAAAGTTGCATGAAGAACCTTCCATTAGACACATTTGTGAAAGGTTTGAATCCTTCTCAAGCTAAAGTCGAAGATTCATTGGATTGGTTGGAACTTCCTAAATCATTGAAGAAGCCAACAGATTCATTGGAACTTCAAAAATCATTGAAGAAGCCAGCGGTCCGATTAGATGACCGAGATATAGAGCTAGACGGCGAAAATTTCCCTGATCGCTGCTTGGTGTTTGTGCATCCTACAGATTTTAAGAAGATGCAGGACTGGCAAGATACACGAACGTATGTTATTCCTTTGTATATATCATTCGGTTGA
- the LOC103868233 gene encoding uncharacterized protein LOC103868233 produces the protein MIHVYASCGVWELVVSSGWSFNVDKKKGGRLLALELKSSLEELQKIVIEDFGFEETDADLELSYLPIGLINSSNCPPVIIGNSRQVQNFLGFCKKHQSTQLCVSYKAKQGNPNKIDIDLNKMPTDASTSEENKRNPCDIGTASNTVKGAKHNEKKKGKMKQSEVDGDDYDADKHNEKKKGKMKQDEVVELVKTGDLFLNKTVLKARFELCAMKHNFHYTVTNSNKSVWCIRCADKVCFWGARAECLKGSTYFIIKKYVGVHSCAPSNKTSAGRTASAKTIGNLIMHKYEGIKEGPKAKDIVQIMRNDYGCEISESLAWDSREYAVNAVRGIPEESYGKIPKYLHMLREANPGTHSSYKTDVDGRFRYLFIAFGQSIRGFNTVMRRVIVVDGTFLKSKFKGVLLVATAIDGNSNLYPIAFGIVDSENEQSWEWFMRELKVVVADDNGLAFISDRQVSIAKAVEKVYPLARHGICIHHLLNNVISYFKGKGLAGLISKASKAYRVVDFKKTFAHVCNISPAIGTYLMEADVRKWARCQFHGYRYDIRTNNPAESINSALRSPREFPVIPLLDSIREMLTRWFFKRKKLISKHTHRLTIDVEEKIDRRIGKGKTFAVYPVTDSQLLVKGDTIDCFVDLDKRTCSCGKYDLSKIPCRHAIKAGFFVGREPYTLTDFLYTTGAWREAYQESINPISVPEDGWSVPQVVENSEVLPPETRRSLGRNRKRRYETVEDKIRSSQGSQGGQSRKCSRCGLGGHNRATCKMPI, from the exons ATGATTCATGTCTATGCTTCATGTGGTGTTTGGGAATTGGTTGTATCTTCAGGTTGGAGTTTTAATGTTGATAAAAAGAAAGGGGGAAGGTTACTTGCTTTGGAATTGAAGTCTTCTCTGGAAGAGTTACAGAAAATTGTTATAGAGGATTTTGGTTTTGAAGAAACAGATGCTGATTTGGAGTTGAGTTACCTTCCTATTGGATTGATCAATTCATCAAATTGTCCACCAGTGATCATTGGAAACTCAAGGCAAGTTCAAAATTTTCTAGGGTTTTGTAAGAAGCATCAGTCAACTCAATTGTGTGTCAGCTATAAAGCAAAGCAAGGAAATCCAAATAAGATCGACATTGATCTTAATAAGATGCCAACTGATGCAAGCACTAGTGAAGAGAACAAGCGAAATCCTTGTGACATTGGGACCGCTTCAAATACTGTTAAGGGGGCTAAGCAtaacgagaagaagaaagggaagATGAAGCAAAGTGAAGTTGATGGAGATGATTATGATGCTGACAAGCAtaacgagaagaagaaaggaaaaatgAAGCAAGACGAG GTGGTCGAATTGGTTAAGACGGGagatcttttcctcaacaaaacAGTTTTGAAAGCGAGGTTTGAGTTATGTGCAATGAAGCATAACTTTCACTACACAGTTACCAACTCCAATAAATCAGTTTGGTGTATTAGATGCGCTGATAAGGTGTGCTTTTGGGGTGCTCGAGCTGAGTGTTTGAAGGGCtccacatattttattattaagaagTATGTCGGTGTACATTCCTGCGCACCTTCAAACAAAACCAGTGCCGGAAGGACAGCTTCAGCGAAAACGATAGGCAATCTGATAATGCATAAATATGAAGGTATCAAGGAAGGGCCTAAAGCGAAAGATATTGTTCAGATTATGCGCAATGATTATGGATGTGAGATCTCTGAATCTTTAGCATGGGATTCCCGTGAATATGCAGTCAACGCTGTTAGAGGTATTCCAGAGGAAAGTTATGggaaaataccaaaatatttgCACATGCTGCGAGAGGCCAATCCGGGTACACATTCCTCTTACAAGACTGACGTCGATGGTAGATTTCGATATCTGTTTATAGCGTTTGGTCAATCGATCAGAGGCTTTAACACAGTCATGAGGCGTGTCATTGTTGTCGATGGAACATTCTTGAAGAGTAAATTCAAAGGGGTGCTACTGGTTGCAACTGCTATAGAtggaaattcaaatttatatcctATTGCATTTGGGATAGTAGACTCTGAGAATGAGCAGTCTTGGGAATGGTTTATGAGAGAATTAAAAGTTGTTGTTGCTGATGATAATGGTTTGGCTTTTATTTCGGATAGACAAGTGTCAATAGCGAAGGCAGTGGAGAAAGTGTATCCCCTAGCGAGACACGGTATCTGTATTCATCATTTGTTGAATAATGTGATATCATATTTCAAGGGGAAGGGATTAGCTGGGTTGATTTCTAAGGCTTCAAAGGCTTATAGAGTGGTTGATTTCAAGAAGACGTTTGCTCATGTTTGCAATATCAGTCCAGCAATTGGAACGTATCTTATGGAAGCAGATGTCAGAAAGTGGGCTAGATGTCAATTTCATGGATACAGGTATGACATTAGGACAAACAATCCTGCAGAGTCGATAAATTCTGCGTTGCGTTCGCCGAGAGAGTTTCCCGTAATTCCTTTGTTGGACAGTATTAGAGAAATGCTGACACGTTGGTTTTTTAAGCGTAAGAAGTTGATTTCAAAGCACACCCACCGTTTGACCATAGATGTGGAGGAAAAGATTGATAGGAGAATTGGAAAGGGGAAAACTTTCGCAGTTTACCCTGTAACCGATAGCCAGCTGCTTGTTAAAGGCGATACAATTGACTGCTTTGTTGATTTGGACAAACGGACTTGTTCTTGTGGGAAGTACGACCTCTCGAAAATCCCTTGTAGACACGCAATAAAAGCTGGTTTCTTTGTTGGTAGAGAACCATATACATTGACTGATTTTTTGTATACCACGGGAGCTTGGAGAGAAGCTTATCAAGAAAGCATAAATCCCATTTCAGTTCCTGAAGATGGTTGGTCTGTCCCACAAGTTGTGGAAAATTCTGAAGTGCTACCGCCTGAGACAAGAAGATCTCTTGGAAGAAATAGAAAACGCAGATATGAAACTGTTGAAGACAAAATCCGATCATCACAAGGATCACAGGGGGGTCAGTCTCGTAAGTGCAGTAGATGTGGTCTTGGTGGTCATAATAGAGCAACTTGCAAGATGCCAATATAG
- the LOC103867884 gene encoding hydroxyacylglutathione hydrolase 2, mitochondrial: MQTISKASSAISSFPCSSKLTSQPCVRQLHLRKGLVCRVMKLVSSPLRTLRGASKSIRVSNFCSVSNLSSLQIELVPCLNDNYAYILHDEDTGTVGVVDPSEAEPVIESLQRSGRNLTYILNTHHHYDHTGGNLELKDRYGAKVIGSAVDRDRIPGIDIALKDGDKWMFAGHEVHVMDTPGHTKGHISLYFPGSRAIFTGDTLFSLSCGKLFEGTPKQMLASLQRIISLPDDTSIYCGHEYTLSNSKFALSIEPNNEVLQSYAAHVAELRQKKLPTIPTTVKMEKACNPFLRSSNTDIRRALGISETADDAEALGIIREAKDNFKA; encoded by the exons ATGCAAACCATCTCGAAAGCTTCGTCTGCTATCTCCTCCTTTCCTTGTTCTTCG aAGCTAACAAGTCAGCCATGTGTGAGACAGCTTCACCTCCGAAAGGGTCTTGTCTGCAGAGTCATGAAGCTCGTCTCTTCACCCCTTAGGACTCTACGCGGTGCTAGTAAATCTATTCGTGTCTCCAATTTCTGCAGTGTCTCCAACCTCTCCTCATTACAAATCGAACTG GTGCCTTGTCTTAACGACAACTATGCTTACATTTTACATGACGAGGATACTGGTACAGTTGGTGTGGTTGACCCTTCTGAAGCTGAACCTGTGATAGAATCATTACAGAGGAGTGGTCGAAACCTAACGTATATATTAAATACACATCATCATTATGATCATACTGGTGGCAACTTGGAATTGAAAGACAGGTACGGTGCAAAG GTGATTGGCTCAGCTGTAGACAGAGACCGCATTCCTGGAATCGATATAGCATTGAAGGATGGTGACAAATGGATGTTTGCTGGTCATGAAGTCCATGTTATGGATACTCCTGGCCATACAaaag GCCATATCAGTTTATACTTCCCAGGATCACGAGCTATCTTCACTGGGGACACCTTGTTTAGCTTGTCTTGTGGTAAACTCTTTGAAGGTACACCTAAGCAG ATGCTTGCGTCTCTCCAAAGGATCATATCTTTACCAGACGACACGAGCATATACTGTGGTCATGAATATACACTG AGTAATTCAAAGTTTGCCTTGTCCATAGAGCCAAACAACGAAGTACTCCAATCTTATGCAGCTCATGTTGCAGAACTCCGTCAAAAGAAACTACCcacg ATTCCGACAACAGTGAAGATGGAGAAAGCTTGTAACCCGTTCCTCCGAAGTTCGAATACAGATATTCGTCGGGCGTTAGGCATTTCAGAGACTGCAGATGATGCAGAAGCTTTAGGGATTATCCGAGAAGCTAAGGATAATTTCAAAGCTTAG